From Lentisphaera araneosa HTCC2155, the proteins below share one genomic window:
- a CDS encoding DUF1552 domain-containing protein codes for MDKRTVVINRRRFLAGSGILLPIPFMASLETRAARKKASSTAVNKRFICIAPEYGIHRASLIPTKPGPLSQLPKYAQSLNAHRRDFSIFSGIDHPMVGGGHAATSTLLNGMKKSLCGGDLKKMLSLDMYLADKFGRDTRFPLLTVGNGSAVTFNNKGVAVPKIESPEKLFAKVFQQDNPKEIKKREQSLNQDLSILDNLVSDAKFLGKNLDKTDREKFEEYLTSLRATEQRLHQEKQWLYKEKPKPEFNPFEKAAEMDEPPHRNDLFLDIIALALQTDSTRFVTFQMPGGNGFLPVEGVNTAYHTLTHHGHRPDRVGQLSLIDQWRYKQLANFLDKLKKMKDGNGRPLLDTTLLMFASGMSDASNHSSKNNTVLFAGGGLKHGKHHALKGTKDGVISNLYVTCLNYFGLREKSFATSRGNLNHLLS; via the coding sequence ATGGATAAACGTACTGTTGTCATTAACCGCAGGCGCTTTTTAGCTGGCTCAGGTATTTTACTTCCGATCCCATTTATGGCATCACTGGAGACGAGAGCGGCAAGAAAAAAAGCCTCATCAACTGCAGTAAATAAACGTTTTATTTGTATCGCTCCAGAATACGGAATTCACCGTGCCAGTTTGATTCCAACTAAGCCAGGCCCTTTGAGTCAATTGCCCAAGTATGCCCAAAGTTTAAATGCCCACCGCAGGGATTTTTCAATTTTTTCGGGTATCGATCATCCCATGGTGGGAGGCGGGCATGCCGCTACTTCCACCTTGTTAAATGGCATGAAAAAAAGTCTTTGTGGCGGCGACCTCAAAAAAATGCTTTCATTAGACATGTACCTTGCAGATAAATTTGGGCGAGACACTCGCTTTCCACTTTTAACTGTAGGCAATGGTTCGGCGGTGACTTTTAATAATAAGGGCGTAGCCGTTCCGAAAATAGAATCACCGGAAAAACTCTTTGCCAAGGTCTTTCAGCAAGATAATCCTAAAGAGATCAAGAAACGCGAACAGTCATTAAATCAAGATTTAAGTATTCTCGATAATTTAGTTTCCGATGCAAAATTTCTCGGGAAAAACCTCGACAAAACGGATCGTGAAAAATTTGAAGAATATTTAACGAGTTTACGAGCAACAGAACAGCGTCTCCATCAAGAAAAACAATGGCTTTACAAAGAAAAACCCAAACCGGAATTCAACCCTTTTGAGAAGGCGGCAGAGATGGATGAGCCACCTCACCGTAACGATTTATTTTTGGATATTATAGCTTTAGCCCTACAGACGGACTCAACGCGATTTGTGACTTTTCAAATGCCTGGGGGCAATGGCTTTTTACCGGTAGAAGGGGTCAATACGGCTTATCATACACTGACGCATCACGGACATCGCCCCGATCGAGTTGGGCAATTGAGTTTGATCGATCAATGGCGCTACAAACAATTAGCCAATTTCTTAGATAAATTAAAGAAAATGAAAGATGGAAATGGGCGGCCCTTGCTTGATACGACTTTGCTGATGTTTGCCAGTGGCATGTCTGATGCGAGCAATCACTCAAGTAAGAACAATACCGTGTTATTTGCTGGAGGTGGACTCAAGCATGGCAAACACCATGCTTTAAAGGGGACAAAAGATGGTGTTATTAGTAATCTTTATGTGACTTGTCTAAATTATTTTGGCCTTCGTGAAAAATCATTTGCGACAAGTCGTGGCAATTTAAATCACCTTTTGAGTTAA
- a CDS encoding serine/threonine-protein kinase, translated as MDKRKQISELSQRALEGRDDRLMNLFEDEEDNTQNEGVIFSELRHLAEDYSQKSELAQGGMKLISRVFDKRTNRFVAMAELIKKEESELYEPFLREARLTALLDHPNIMNIHEIGLDHDSHPYFTMDLKQGDNLELILKKIANGNSNYKEKYGLNELLDIFQKVCNAVDYAHSKAVVHLDLKPDNIQVGDYGEVLVCDWGLSKIIGSNDDVQQDNLLNPDILNNMTLHGVIKGTPGYMAPEQISGDEKTQQTDVFSLGCILYKICTGKEPFKGELEFLFTKTVEGRYTAVLELNKSIAMGLAAIVDKAIRPKPEDRYLSVDQLINDLRKYREGFATEAENAGALRLLQLLYKRNKTLSYLLLSFFLVTSTGLYIFINRIADERAIAFEERDRARLAKEKEGLARKEVERNFLIAETAKKESEKSAELLAQEKLQLEKLNREYVNDLVNQSVFISDNMNFWELHNDRLHRETLLYLDRAISLNSNASMAWKQKAHLLFIMQRYRDAKTCFEHLEGFDELKKICQDFIKREERQSLKSFIKVLRRLGDLQPRPRYRTLMDQMISYDLHAHKRSEEDEIAITKLLVEIWHPNKKVSLEFNSELRELTLSGPINYLRFERNPSGKRRSILWLLNPKVIIFKGTEFKQLSQLFDLPLVKLDVRGTQIKDLTPLTKFKSLERIIVEEGQFKKEQLKALPQWVRLTKKEIAQP; from the coding sequence TTGGATAAACGTAAGCAGATAAGTGAGTTGAGTCAGAGAGCCTTAGAAGGGCGCGATGATCGCTTGATGAATTTGTTTGAAGATGAGGAAGACAATACTCAAAATGAGGGAGTGATCTTTTCCGAGCTGCGACATTTAGCAGAAGATTATTCTCAGAAGTCTGAGCTTGCCCAAGGCGGAATGAAGTTAATAAGTCGGGTTTTTGATAAGCGTACTAATCGCTTTGTTGCGATGGCAGAATTAATCAAAAAAGAAGAATCCGAGCTCTATGAACCCTTTTTGCGAGAGGCACGTTTAACTGCACTGCTTGATCACCCGAATATTATGAATATTCATGAAATAGGGCTAGATCATGATTCGCACCCTTATTTCACAATGGATTTAAAGCAGGGTGATAATCTAGAACTTATTTTAAAGAAAATAGCCAATGGTAACTCAAACTACAAAGAAAAGTATGGTTTGAATGAACTTCTGGATATATTTCAAAAGGTTTGTAATGCAGTGGATTACGCCCATTCAAAAGCGGTGGTTCACCTCGATTTAAAGCCCGACAATATACAAGTTGGTGACTATGGTGAAGTTTTAGTTTGTGATTGGGGACTGAGTAAGATTATTGGTTCAAACGATGACGTACAGCAGGATAACTTGTTGAACCCTGATATTTTGAATAATATGACTCTTCATGGAGTGATCAAAGGTACCCCAGGTTATATGGCACCTGAGCAAATCTCTGGTGATGAGAAAACTCAACAGACAGACGTTTTTTCCTTGGGCTGTATACTCTATAAGATTTGTACTGGGAAGGAACCCTTTAAAGGCGAACTTGAGTTTCTTTTTACAAAGACAGTTGAAGGCCGTTATACAGCCGTATTGGAATTAAATAAATCTATTGCAATGGGTTTGGCCGCTATCGTTGATAAAGCGATCCGACCTAAACCTGAAGATCGTTATTTATCGGTTGATCAGCTTATCAATGATTTACGTAAATACCGTGAGGGTTTTGCGACAGAAGCAGAAAATGCGGGGGCTTTGCGTTTATTGCAATTGCTTTATAAGAGGAACAAAACGCTCTCATACTTATTGCTGAGTTTTTTTCTTGTGACCTCCACTGGACTTTATATCTTTATTAATCGTATTGCAGATGAACGTGCTATAGCTTTTGAGGAGCGCGATAGGGCGCGTTTAGCCAAAGAAAAAGAGGGCTTAGCGAGAAAGGAGGTCGAAAGGAACTTTCTTATTGCGGAGACCGCAAAAAAAGAATCGGAAAAAAGTGCTGAATTATTAGCTCAGGAAAAGCTACAACTCGAGAAACTTAATAGAGAATATGTCAATGACTTGGTCAATCAGAGTGTCTTTATAAGTGACAATATGAATTTTTGGGAATTACATAATGATCGTTTACATCGCGAGACCTTACTCTATCTTGATCGTGCTATAAGTCTTAATAGTAATGCATCCATGGCGTGGAAGCAGAAAGCTCATTTGCTCTTCATTATGCAACGCTACCGTGATGCTAAAACTTGCTTTGAGCACCTAGAGGGTTTTGATGAGCTGAAAAAAATATGCCAGGATTTTATAAAAAGGGAAGAGCGGCAATCACTCAAAAGTTTTATTAAAGTTCTCAGACGACTCGGTGATCTACAGCCCAGACCTCGCTACCGGACCTTGATGGATCAAATGATTAGTTATGACCTCCATGCACATAAGCGTTCGGAAGAAGATGAGATAGCCATCACAAAGCTCCTAGTTGAAATTTGGCACCCGAATAAAAAAGTTTCTCTTGAATTTAACTCAGAACTTCGGGAGTTAACTTTATCGGGACCCATTAATTACTTGCGCTTTGAGCGTAACCCGAGTGGGAAACGACGTTCAATTTTATGGTTGCTCAATCCTAAAGTTATCATTTTTAAAGGAACAGAATTCAAGCAATTGAGTCAGCTTTTTGATCTGCCACTGGTGAAACTGGATGTGCGAGGTACGCAAATAAAGGATTTAACTCCCCTGACAAAATTTAAAAGTTTGGAGAGGATAATTGTGGAGGAAGGGCAGTTTAAAAAAGAGCAATTAAAGGCTTTGCCTCAGTGGGTGAGATTGACCAAGAAAGAAATTGCTCAGCCATAA
- a CDS encoding DUF1592 domain-containing protein, with the protein MECHNASKQKGDRRFDRLRIDFTNPHSAESLQEILDILNLSEMPPKKADKQPSEKELKQVIDWLTNNLQKAKEKVNKSANGRVVIRRLNKTEYRNSVRDIFDINTELYDPSMGFPEENEEEGFDNIGGALIMSEYLMRETLLAGEVIAERVVQPGPRPEVNNLSLTPELRGEASRELGKYYYTRFIQNGSLIIKSGKRQWEASNDGRYNLKIKATMLNRLTSQIPSSNLRYDSSEPAKLKVTAYKMGGSAPFTQVLGEFDVADEQVGEINITTELRRGSRIKIEWVNGPNGSVKRITRKVLHKYHPEALQGHKNPTQMYFGAGPEMQIKEFHLEGPFYDEWPLPVFAKYFGSLNSNSSFADLKLSLKKLSYQVYRGEQGNQDPAYLKMAQKAMDQDGDVWTAAKAGIKTMLSSPQFLYMAEAPAKSSKSRLSARELAVRMAYFLWKSSPDEELLELASNKKLLDPKVRLRQLERMLIDPRAKGFVEDFLGQWLWLETLGDMPPSKKDKLYYKYNLEKAMAQETYLFTEDLLKRNGPLENLLDADYTFVNEGLAALYGISGVTGEEFRKVQLQGRPERGGLMGQASVLTVTGNGVESLPVTRGVWILENIMGTPPPPPPPDVPEIAPDTSGTQTVRDLLAKHREDFSCNECHKKMDPFGLAMEGYDYLGRYREHYGHKSKSKNKINLAVQSHDGVNFEGLPGVKQYIKSKPDMFTRCLTEKLLTFAVGRKMVFTDRRSIDAIVQRAKKEGFGLRDLMKLIVLSEVFITK; encoded by the coding sequence TTGGAATGCCATAATGCCTCGAAACAAAAAGGTGATCGTCGTTTTGATCGCTTGCGAATTGATTTCACCAATCCTCATAGTGCAGAGTCGCTTCAGGAAATTTTAGATATTTTAAATTTATCTGAAATGCCTCCCAAAAAGGCGGATAAACAACCCTCTGAAAAAGAATTAAAACAGGTGATTGATTGGCTAACTAATAATTTGCAGAAAGCCAAGGAAAAAGTTAATAAGAGTGCCAATGGGCGAGTGGTTATTCGACGTTTAAACAAGACCGAATATCGCAATAGTGTTCGCGATATATTTGATATTAATACCGAGCTCTATGACCCGTCCATGGGCTTTCCTGAAGAGAATGAAGAAGAGGGCTTCGACAATATTGGGGGCGCCTTAATCATGAGTGAATACTTAATGCGTGAGACATTATTAGCTGGAGAAGTCATAGCAGAACGCGTAGTGCAACCAGGCCCACGGCCCGAAGTCAATAACTTAAGCCTTACGCCTGAACTAAGAGGTGAAGCTTCTCGAGAGTTAGGTAAGTATTATTATACCAGGTTTATTCAAAATGGCAGCCTGATAATCAAGTCGGGCAAACGCCAATGGGAAGCGTCGAACGATGGGCGCTATAATTTAAAAATCAAAGCGACTATGTTAAACCGCTTAACCAGTCAGATACCTTCGAGTAACTTACGTTATGATTCATCTGAACCAGCAAAATTAAAAGTTACGGCATATAAAATGGGCGGGAGTGCGCCCTTTACTCAGGTGCTTGGTGAATTTGATGTCGCAGATGAACAAGTGGGCGAAATCAATATTACGACTGAATTACGTCGTGGCAGCAGGATCAAAATTGAATGGGTCAATGGTCCAAACGGCTCAGTTAAAAGAATCACTCGAAAAGTCCTGCACAAATATCACCCGGAGGCGCTGCAGGGGCATAAAAATCCAACGCAAATGTATTTTGGTGCGGGGCCAGAAATGCAGATTAAGGAGTTCCATTTAGAGGGGCCTTTTTATGATGAATGGCCTTTGCCCGTCTTCGCAAAATATTTTGGCTCACTGAATTCGAATTCATCATTTGCAGATTTAAAACTCAGTTTAAAGAAACTCTCCTATCAAGTCTATCGAGGTGAGCAAGGCAATCAAGATCCCGCTTATTTGAAAATGGCCCAAAAAGCCATGGATCAAGATGGAGATGTGTGGACAGCAGCGAAAGCTGGAATCAAGACAATGTTGAGCTCGCCGCAATTTCTCTATATGGCAGAAGCTCCAGCGAAAAGCTCAAAATCTCGACTGAGTGCTCGTGAACTAGCTGTGCGGATGGCTTACTTTTTATGGAAATCCTCACCAGATGAAGAACTTCTTGAATTAGCAAGCAATAAAAAACTCTTAGATCCCAAAGTGCGATTAAGGCAATTGGAGCGCATGTTAATAGACCCTCGAGCCAAAGGCTTTGTCGAGGACTTTTTAGGGCAATGGTTGTGGCTGGAGACATTAGGTGATATGCCTCCGAGTAAGAAGGATAAACTTTATTACAAGTATAATTTAGAAAAGGCGATGGCTCAGGAAACTTATTTATTTACGGAAGATTTATTGAAAAGAAATGGACCTCTGGAAAATTTATTGGATGCCGACTACACATTCGTCAATGAAGGTTTGGCCGCACTCTATGGGATTTCTGGAGTGACTGGGGAAGAATTTAGAAAGGTACAACTCCAAGGAAGGCCTGAAAGAGGGGGACTCATGGGGCAGGCAAGTGTTTTAACTGTCACAGGCAATGGAGTAGAATCGCTTCCCGTTACTCGCGGTGTATGGATTTTAGAAAATATTATGGGCACGCCACCACCGCCACCACCGCCAGACGTACCGGAAATTGCTCCGGATACTTCAGGCACTCAAACTGTACGGGATTTATTGGCAAAGCACCGCGAAGACTTCAGCTGTAATGAGTGTCACAAAAAGATGGATCCCTTTGGACTCGCAATGGAAGGCTACGATTATTTAGGGCGCTATCGCGAGCACTATGGTCATAAGTCAAAAAGTAAAAACAAAATCAACTTGGCAGTGCAAAGTCATGATGGAGTCAACTTTGAAGGATTGCCAGGAGTTAAGCAGTATATAAAATCTAAACCAGATATGTTTACGCGCTGCCTCACTGAAAAGTTATTGACTTTTGCAGTGGGCAGAAAAATGGTTTTTACTGATCGTAGAAGTATTGATGCCATTGTGCAAAGAGCAAAAAAAGAAGGCTTTGGTCTGCGGGACTTAATGAAATTAATTGTCCTTAGTGAGGTGTTTATTACAAAATGA